The following are from one region of the Brassica rapa cultivar Chiifu-401-42 unplaced genomic scaffold, CAAS_Brap_v3.01 Scaffold0751, whole genome shotgun sequence genome:
- the LOC117130974 gene encoding uncharacterized protein LOC117130974, whose translation MSSGAYYRSWMDKPHLDPNTNLLTEEYVQGIGEFMRLVQQQPDAKSGMLRCPCSTCNNNKVIKEFDVWTHLYMKGFSRNYKVWYLHGETGYEYGSTSEPQPVSELQPDIRLEEPRTDIDYGVGTEQMVHDHYRGKEPNPESRRFFDMLDAGKQPLYQNCRDGHSVLSSATRLMGIKTDYNLAEECMDAITDFVKGILPEDNLAPGSYYEVQKLVAGLQLPYEVIDVCIDNCMIYWRADETRNVCKFCGKPRYQETRGRVPIPFKRMWYLPLTERLKRLYQCERTAKAMRWHAEHSTNGEIRHPSDAKAWKHFQSTYPEFAEERRNVYLGLSTDGFSPFGKHGRQYSLWPVIVTPYNLPPSLCMRREFLFLSILVPGPDHPKRSLDVFLQPLIYELQQLWAHGFETYDVSCKENFQMRAVLMWTISDFPAYGMLSGWTTHGRLSCPYCQDDTDAFQLKNGRKTCWFDCHRRFLPPDHPYRRSKTSFTKNKQVFDGPPEEVSGEDLLKQFRDFDAERTPDVGGHENIRVSAVGELHNWHKKSIFWDLPYWKTHLLRHNLDVMHIEKNFFDNLMNTVLNIQGKTKDNLKSRLDLVDICDRSELHVDENGTAPFPIYRLDGARKEEFFDWITDKVKFPDGYASNLGNCVDRSEGKFSGLKSHDCHVIMQRLLPFAFSALLPRNVHEAIAGISVFFRDLCSRVVTEEGINNLKTNAPVSMCNLEKIFPPSFFDVMEHLAIHLARELELGGPVQYRWMYIFERYMHHLKKMVKNQSRVEGSIVAQVINEETAIFAENYFPPEVHTKHRRPARHDDRGERATYHVTVPSMFKEIGRLSGKFTKRRLTDTEHAHLQTYLLTNCEDVLQYESVYMAELRMTHRHATEDELQQLRDNGFAVWLRSYVNDGLARGFVFDDWIREFVQGPNYVVKSYPKFCTRGYAFTRKGHSKTTYDAGVSSSSGDDVYYGNIKEILEIQFLEWLDCVV comes from the exons ATGTCTTCAGGAGCTTATTATCGTTCGTGGATGGAtaaacctcatttggatcccaaCACTaatttgcttacggaagaatacgttCAAGGAATTGGAGAATTCATGAGGCTTGTTCAACAGCAACCGGATGCAAAAagtggtatgttaagatgtccctgCTCTACTTGCAATAATAATaaggttataaaagaatttgatgtttggactcatttgtATATGAAAGGGTTTTCACGTAATTATAAAGTTTGGTACCTTCATGGGGAAACTGGTTATGaatatggtagtactagcgaacctcagcctgtTAGTGAACTTCAGCCTGATATTAGGTTAGAAGAACCTAGAACGGATATAGAttatggtgtaggtactgagcagatggtacatGATCATTATAGAGGGAAAGAACCAAATCCCGAATCTAGGAGATTTTTTGATATGTTAGATGCAGGAAAACAACCTTTGTATCAAAATtgtagagatggtcattcagtcTTATCATCTGCAACTAGATTAATGGGTATTAAGACAgactataatttggctgaagaatgTATGGATGCGATTACTGATTTTGTCAAAGGTATTCTACCTGAGGATAACCTTGCACCGggttcatactacgaggttcagaaacttgtAGCCGGTCTTCAACTACCGTACGAAGTGATAGATGTATGTattgacaactgcatgatctactggaGAGCGGATGAGACACGAAAtgtatgcaaattttgtgggaaaccTCGTTATCAGGAGACGAGGGGAAGAGTTCCGATCCCGTTCAAaagaatgtggtatttgcctttgacggaaagattGAAGAGGTTGTATCAGTGTGAGCGCACAGCAAaagcaatgagatggcatgcagaGCATTCCACAAATGGTGAGattagacatccttcagatgcgaAGGCTTGGAAACATTTCCAGTCAACATATCCAGAATTTGCggaagagagaagaaatgtttatcttggattatctactgatggtttcagcccgtttggaaagcatggaagacagtattctctatggccagttaTCGTGACCCCGTACAACTTACCGCCGAGCTTGTgcatgcgacgagagtttttgtttctctcaatTCTCGTCCCCGGTCCAGATCATCCTAAAAGATCACTAGATGTGTTTCTTCAACCActgatatatgagttgcaacaactatgggcgcATGGTTTTgagacatacgatgtttcgtgcaaagaaaactttcagatgcgggcagtacttatgtggacaataagtgactttccagcatatggtatgttatctggatggacaacacatgggaggctatcatgtccatattgtcaagatgacaccgatgctttccaactaaagaacggaaggaaaacgtgttggtttgactgtcacagacgATTTCTTCCACCTGATCATCCATACCGCAGGAGTAAGACttcgtttacgaagaacaagcagGTGTTTGATGGTCCACCTGAGGAAGTTAGTGGGGAAGATTTGTTGAAGCAGTTTAGGGATTTTgatgcagaaaggacgccagatgTAGGTGGACATGAAAACATTCGAGTCAGTGCGGTTGGAGagctacataactggcacaaaaagagTATTTTCTGGGATCTGCCATATTGGAAGACTCATCTATTgcggcataatttagatgtcatgcatattgagaagaacttctTCGACAATCTGATGAACACAGTCCTTAACATCCAAGGTAAAAcgaaggataatttgaagtcaaggttggatttagtcgatatctGTGATCGTTCTGAACTTCACGTTGATGAGAACGGTACGGCCCCTTTTCCCATTTATCGGCTGGATGGTGCTAGAAAAGAagagttctttgattggattacaGATAAAGTGAAATTTCCTGACGGATATGCATCAAATTTGGGGAACTGCGTTGATAGAAGCGAAGGAAAGTTTAGTGGcttgaagagtcatgattgtcatgtaatTATGCAGCGCCTCCTCCCGTTTGCTTTTTCAGCATTATTGCCAcgtaatgttcatgaagcaattgcagggataagtgttTTCTTCCGCGACTTATGCAGCAGAGTAGTGACTGAAGAGGGTATTAATAATTTGAAGACAAACGCACCAGTCAGCatgtgcaaccttgagaagatatttcctccatcATTCTTTGATGTAATGGAACATCTTGCTATTCATCTCgcaagagaattggaacttggtggtcctgtgcagtacaGATGGATGTATATTTTTGAGCGTTATATGCATCATCTGAAGAAGATGGTCAAAAATCAAAGCAGGGTGGAAGGATCTATAGTGGCACAggtgatcaatgaagaaactgcaATCTTTGCTGAAAATTATTTTCCACCAGAAGTGCATACAAAACAccgaagacctgctcggcatgatgacaGAGGGGAGAGAGCAACATATCATGTTACTGTCCCAAGCATGTTCAAGGAAAtaggacgacttagcggaaaattCACGAAGCGCAGACTTACGGACACTGAGCACgctcatttgcaaacatatttgctCACCAACTGTGAAGATGTTCTACAATATGAgag tgTATATATGGCGGAGTTGCGTATGACTCACAGGCATGCAACAGAAGATGAGCTTCAACAACTTAGAGATAACGGATTTGCTGTGTGGCTTCGTAGTTAT gtgaatgatggtttggccagaggtttTGTGTTCGATGATTGGATACGCGAATTTGTGCAGGGACCAAACTATGTGGTCAaatcatatccaaaattttgtacgcgaggatatgcattcacaaggAAAGGTCATTCTAAGACAACATATGATGCTggtgtttcatcttcttccgGTGACGATGTCTACTACGGCAACATAAAAGAAATATTGGAAATCCAATTTCTGGAATGGTTGGATTGCGTTGTGTAG